A genomic segment from Chitinophagaceae bacterium encodes:
- a CDS encoding fibronectin type III domain-containing protein gives MKKFAILLLASFIVLSATAQQRLLTWAPEFAADNSSITITVDCNKGSQGLLNYEGGNSNNVYVHIGVITSVNPVAGAWQYVPFSWGSTTAAAKATPLGNNKYSYTITNIRAFFGVPAGETILKVATIFRNATGSLKQVNSDGSDMYVPVYGAGEFAVRMNLPPFEPRFIPWLEPITAGIGQQIGITGVSSQNANLSLTLNGNNIGTANGLSTISASPTLSTSCDQKVILTGTNGPNTAKDSFSFYIPPSTVVENLPAGVQDGINYLPGNTSVTLVLFAPGKTSAVVIGDFSNWQSSCTYQMKKTPDGNRFFITLTGLTSGTIYKFQYVVDGTITIADPYSELILDPWNDQYISANTFPNMPAYPTGLTSGVVGTFQTAAPQYTWSNSSYSRPDKKSIVVYELLLRDFLASGNWQTLTDTLNYLQRLGVNAIEVMPFNEFDGNSSWGYNPDFFFAPDKAYGTKNNLKRFIDSAHSKGMAVIMDAVLNHATGLCPLVQLWWNSANNTPAANSPFFNVTSTHPFSVFNDFNHESEATKYFVSRYIRHWLTEYKLDGFRWDLSKGFTQHVSTNVGSWNTYDPSRVAIWNRYYDSTQAVSNGSYCILEHLGNDDEEAALSNIGMLLWGKMTDQYNQNTMGFASNSDINRAFALNRAGWSKLHLVTYAESHDEERIMYKNLTFGNSTNAAHNVKNLQIALSRTEAMMPFLLLIPGPKMLWEFGELGYDKSIFMCEDGTVPQPYGTDNCKLAPKPPLWNYYSDAARKKIFTVVSGLNALRKAKPNAFLSNAISGNLGSTLLKFLIINHPDLSVVAMANFDVTAQNITVTFPSAGTWTNYFTQATYSATGAAQTINLQPGEYRVYVNQSNCTTAAPSATTPVVYCQGANANVLTASGSGLLWYTTATGGTGSSTAPAPSTANVGNTSYYVSQTVGGCEGPRTEIVVTVSGLPSAPTATTTINYCLGDAATALNATGSNLLWFTTATGGTGTSTAPTPATTSVGSTIYYVSQTANGCESPRTAITVNVTATPTAPTATSPINYCQNATATPLIATGSNLLWYANATGGTGSSTAPIPSTATVGSVSYYVSQTQSCGESPRTEIVVVTNAIPSAPAVTANYSYCQNVAATVLTATGSNLLWYTSASGGQSSATPPTPLTNTAGSTNYYVSQTVNGCESPRAMITVSVNAAPSAPNVTSTISYCQNATATPLIATGSNLLWYANATGGTGSATAPTPSTANLGNTNYYVSQTANGCESPRAMITVTINAAPAAPAVTAEITYCQNATATPLTANGNSLLWYLVPTGGTGSFTAPTPSTTTAGVTMYFVSQFNNCGESPRATITVTINATPASPSGLTVTNITATSATLSWTGSTGSFYYVQYKESTSSSWVTAASAITITTLDISNLLMGKTYDWRVSANCDNTNSGNYAASQFGTSSRNNQITNIKNGIGIKISPNPVMGSNAIIDYSVSENGKVEIAVVNSVGQVVKKLEQANRTAGQYSFTITNQLDNLASGAYYLKLTQNKKHNSILFVKVP, from the coding sequence ATGAAAAAATTTGCCATCTTACTATTGGCTTCTTTTATTGTTCTCTCTGCCACTGCCCAGCAGCGTCTTTTAACATGGGCGCCAGAATTTGCAGCAGATAATTCTTCTATTACCATTACGGTTGATTGCAACAAAGGCAGCCAGGGTTTACTTAATTATGAAGGCGGAAACTCCAATAATGTATATGTTCATATTGGAGTAATAACCAGTGTAAACCCGGTTGCTGGTGCATGGCAATATGTTCCTTTTAGCTGGGGCTCTACAACTGCTGCCGCAAAAGCTACGCCATTAGGCAATAATAAATATTCCTATACTATTACCAATATCAGGGCGTTTTTTGGCGTGCCTGCCGGTGAAACTATTTTAAAAGTAGCTACCATTTTTAGAAACGCAACAGGCAGTTTAAAGCAGGTAAACTCCGATGGCAGCGATATGTATGTACCGGTATATGGAGCAGGTGAATTTGCAGTAAGGATGAACTTACCTCCTTTTGAACCCCGTTTTATTCCCTGGCTTGAACCCATAACCGCCGGTATTGGCCAGCAAATTGGCATTACAGGTGTAAGCTCACAAAATGCAAACCTATCCTTAACGCTTAATGGAAATAATATTGGCACTGCAAATGGATTAAGTACAATTTCCGCTTCGCCAACACTCAGTACCAGTTGCGACCAAAAAGTAATTTTAACAGGAACCAATGGCCCCAATACCGCAAAAGATTCATTCAGCTTTTACATTCCACCATCAACAGTAGTGGAAAACCTGCCTGCTGGTGTTCAGGATGGCATTAATTATTTGCCCGGCAATACCTCCGTTACCTTGGTGCTTTTTGCGCCGGGGAAAACCTCGGCTGTAGTAATTGGGGATTTTTCCAACTGGCAATCGTCCTGTACCTATCAAATGAAAAAAACACCAGATGGCAACAGATTTTTTATTACACTTACGGGGCTTACTTCAGGCACTATTTATAAATTTCAATATGTTGTAGATGGCACTATTACCATTGCCGATCCATACTCAGAGCTCATACTTGATCCCTGGAACGACCAGTACATTTCTGCTAATACCTTCCCCAATATGCCTGCTTATCCCACGGGATTAACCAGCGGAGTGGTAGGTACATTTCAAACGGCTGCGCCGCAATATACCTGGTCGAACAGCAGTTATTCAAGGCCCGATAAAAAAAGCATTGTTGTTTATGAACTCCTGCTGAGGGATTTTTTAGCCAGCGGAAACTGGCAAACACTTACCGATACACTTAATTATTTACAAAGGCTGGGAGTTAATGCCATTGAAGTAATGCCTTTTAACGAGTTTGACGGCAACAGCAGTTGGGGTTATAATCCCGATTTCTTTTTTGCACCCGATAAAGCCTATGGTACAAAAAATAATTTAAAACGATTTATTGATTCGGCACATAGCAAGGGCATGGCCGTAATTATGGATGCCGTACTCAACCATGCAACAGGTTTATGCCCGCTTGTACAGCTATGGTGGAACAGCGCCAACAATACACCTGCTGCCAATAGTCCGTTTTTTAATGTTACCTCAACACATCCCTTTAGTGTATTTAATGATTTTAACCATGAGTCGGAAGCAACTAAATATTTTGTATCACGCTATATACGGCATTGGCTCACCGAATATAAACTGGATGGCTTCCGCTGGGATTTATCCAAAGGGTTTACACAACATGTATCTACAAATGTAGGCAGCTGGAATACTTACGACCCAAGCAGGGTGGCTATTTGGAACAGGTATTACGACAGCACACAGGCAGTGAGCAATGGCTCCTACTGCATATTGGAACACTTAGGTAACGACGATGAAGAAGCGGCATTATCTAATATTGGCATGCTGCTTTGGGGAAAAATGACCGACCAGTATAATCAAAATACCATGGGCTTTGCTTCCAATTCAGATATCAACAGGGCATTTGCCTTAAACAGGGCAGGCTGGTCGAAATTACATTTGGTTACATATGCCGAAAGCCATGATGAAGAACGCATCATGTATAAAAATTTAACCTTTGGCAATTCAACCAATGCAGCACATAATGTAAAGAATTTACAAATTGCTTTATCCAGAACGGAAGCCATGATGCCATTTTTACTTTTAATTCCAGGGCCAAAAATGCTTTGGGAGTTTGGGGAGCTGGGTTACGATAAATCTATTTTTATGTGTGAAGACGGCACCGTTCCACAACCTTATGGCACAGATAATTGCAAATTAGCGCCCAAGCCTCCATTATGGAATTATTATAGCGATGCAGCAAGAAAAAAAATATTTACTGTTGTATCGGGCTTAAATGCTTTGAGAAAAGCAAAGCCCAATGCCTTTTTGAGTAATGCCATCAGTGGGAACCTGGGAAGCACCCTGCTCAAATTCTTAATCATCAACCACCCTGATTTATCGGTAGTAGCCATGGCCAACTTTGATGTAACGGCACAAAATATTACGGTTACTTTTCCCTCTGCCGGCACATGGACCAATTATTTTACCCAGGCAACTTATAGCGCTACAGGTGCCGCTCAAACCATCAATCTTCAGCCAGGAGAATACAGGGTGTACGTAAATCAATCCAATTGTACCACAGCAGCGCCATCGGCTACTACACCAGTTGTTTATTGCCAGGGGGCAAATGCAAATGTATTAACTGCTTCAGGTTCTGGCTTACTTTGGTACACAACGGCAACAGGCGGCACAGGTTCTTCTACAGCTCCTGCGCCCTCTACCGCAAATGTAGGCAACACTTCATATTATGTAAGCCAGACAGTAGGCGGGTGTGAAGGCCCAAGAACAGAAATTGTGGTAACCGTTTCGGGTTTACCTTCTGCACCTACAGCTACCACTACAATAAATTATTGCCTTGGAGATGCTGCAACAGCATTAAATGCAACTGGTTCAAATTTACTTTGGTTTACAACTGCAACCGGTGGCACAGGTACTTCAACTGCACCTACTCCTGCTACAACATCTGTTGGCAGCACAATTTATTATGTATCGCAAACTGCAAATGGCTGCGAAAGCCCAAGAACGGCAATTACAGTAAACGTTACAGCTACACCTACTGCCCCAACAGCAACAAGCCCGATAAATTATTGCCAAAATGCAACGGCAACACCTTTAATAGCAACAGGCTCTAATTTACTTTGGTATGCAAATGCAACGGGTGGAACAGGCAGTAGCACTGCACCTATACCATCAACAGCAACAGTAGGGTCTGTTAGTTATTATGTAAGCCAAACCCAAAGTTGCGGCGAAAGCCCAAGAACAGAAATTGTTGTAGTTACTAATGCCATCCCATCTGCGCCTGCTGTAACAGCTAATTATAGCTATTGTCAAAATGTTGCTGCAACAGTGCTTACTGCAACCGGCTCCAATTTATTATGGTACACTTCGGCATCGGGTGGCCAGAGTAGCGCTACGCCACCTACTCCTTTAACCAATACAGCAGGTTCAACAAACTATTATGTTTCACAAACGGTAAACGGATGTGAAAGCCCGAGGGCAATGATTACAGTTTCCGTAAATGCTGCACCATCTGCGCCAAACGTAACAAGTACTATTAGCTATTGCCAAAATGCAACGGCAACACCTTTAATAGCAACAGGCTCTAATTTACTTTGGTATGCAAATGCAACGGGTGGTACAGGAAGCGCTACAGCGCCAACACCTTCTACTGCAAATTTGGGAAACACTAATTACTATGTTTCACAAACTGCAAATGGTTGTGAAAGCCCAAGAGCAATGATAACGGTAACCATCAATGCAGCACCAGCAGCACCGGCTGTTACAGCAGAAATTACCTATTGTCAAAATGCAACGGCTACCCCATTAACGGCAAACGGAAACAGCCTGCTCTGGTATTTGGTTCCTACAGGTGGCACAGGTTCTTTCACAGCTCCTACTCCATCAACAACTACTGCAGGCGTTACTATGTATTTTGTAAGCCAGTTTAATAATTGTGGCGAAAGCCCAAGGGCAACTATTACAGTTACGATTAATGCAACGCCTGCTTCTCCATCTGGTTTAACAGTAACCAATATAACCGCTACATCTGCTACCCTTTCATGGACAGGCAGTACAGGAAGTTTTTACTATGTACAATATAAAGAATCAACAAGCAGTAGCTGGGTTACCGCAGCATCGGCAATAACCATTACAACATTAGATATTTCTAATTTACTTATGGGAAAAACTTACGATTGGAGGGTAAGCGCCAATTGCGATAATACCAATAGCGGGAACTATGCTGCTTCCCAGTTCGGCACTTCATCAAGAAATAACCAAATTACCAATATTAAAAATGGCATTGGTATTAAAATTTCTCCCAACCCGGTAATGGGCAGTAATGCCATTATAGATTATAGCGTATCGGAAAATGGCAAAGTAGAAATTGCTGTTGTAAACTCTGTGGGACAGGTAGTAAAAAAATTAGAACAAGCAAACCGTACCGCAGGGCAATATAGCTTTACCATCACAAACCAGTTGGACAACCTTGCTTCTGGCGCTTATTATTTAAAACTAACACAAAACAAAAAGCACAACAGTATACTCTTTGTTAAAGTACCATAA
- a CDS encoding NUDIX domain-containing protein, which yields MTAEEQKQIAIAKSLQTEQGEVEKINKIALSIDLAIFGFSENTLKVLLIRSDLKKYKEQWSLLGDLIKPTEELDTAAYRVLRQRTGMDDVFLEQVHTFGEVKRHPAGRVVTIAYYSLINIEHHKLNILDNELHWHDVKSVTNLAFDHQQIFETCYRRLQKRIQEHPLGFSLLPKKFSLRELQNLYEAILDTKLDRRNFRKKFFSMDLLTDMNEMERDVPHRPGKLYQFNYKKYEKRKKVWVGIDF from the coding sequence ATGACAGCAGAAGAACAAAAGCAAATAGCCATTGCCAAGAGCCTTCAAACAGAGCAAGGAGAGGTTGAAAAAATAAATAAAATTGCCCTTTCTATTGACCTGGCTATTTTTGGTTTTAGTGAGAATACACTAAAGGTTTTATTAATAAGGAGCGATTTAAAAAAATATAAAGAACAATGGAGCCTTTTGGGCGACCTTATAAAACCCACAGAAGAACTGGATACAGCCGCATACCGGGTGTTGCGCCAGCGTACAGGAATGGACGATGTTTTCCTGGAACAGGTGCATACTTTTGGCGAAGTAAAAAGACACCCTGCAGGCCGGGTGGTAACCATTGCTTATTATTCTTTAATAAATATTGAACACCATAAACTTAATATTTTAGATAACGAACTGCACTGGCATGATGTAAAATCGGTAACCAACCTGGCTTTTGACCACCAGCAAATTTTTGAAACCTGCTATAGGCGTTTACAAAAACGCATACAGGAACACCCGCTGGGTTTTAGCCTTTTGCCCAAAAAATTTTCACTTAGAGAATTGCAAAACCTTTATGAAGCCATCTTAGATACCAAACTAGACAGAAGAAACTTTCGTAAAAAATTCTTTTCGATGGATTTACTTACCGATATGAACGAAATGGAAAGAGATGTGCCACACCGCCCAGGTAAACTTTACCAGTTTAATTATAAAAAATACGAAAAGAGAAAAAAAGTATGGGTAGGAATAGATTTTTAA
- a CDS encoding SusC/RagA family TonB-linked outer membrane protein gives MSISVTVFAQTVVTGKVTNSSNGLPVVGATVTIKGTDTRTQTNSSGEYSIKVSSLNAVLVFTSVGYNMQQVVASNAANVVLSEAAQKLEDIVVVAYGTRKKTDLTGSVTAVSSKDFQKGNIASSEQLLQGKVAGLEVTTGGGSAGGGSKLRIRGGASLFASNDPLIVIDGVPVEGNGIAGSANLLNTINPNDIESMSVLKDASATALYGARATNGVVIISTKKGTSRKPVFNFNTKISMGSVANKAKVLSADEVRNIVNSSGNNTYIPLLGSANTDWQDQIYQSALGFDNNISVAGKQRMAKDFELPYRLSLGYLTQDGVLKTNNFKRLTTAINLSPKFLDNHLSLNINAKLANTKNRFADEGAIGTAITFDPTKPVNSGVKKYGGFWEWELGGSPLGLAPRNPLGLLELRNNRSTVNRFIGNIQVDYKFHFFPDLHFLANIGMDRSHGEGKDIVDSTSVVSVLSFSNKGRLTKYNQTKTSKLADVQLFYEKEFSAGNKIDVLVGHGYQEFFTSWDNFPTYFQNGTLNTGEAAPLYPDDKNGFAIDSYLGRMNLTLADKYLITASIRRDASSKFAKDKRVGYFPAVALAWKLKDEFFKNTSVLTDLKLRASWGTTGQQDGIALNYYLPIYYQGQNSAQFEFGGQYYNNYRPTAFNSDLKWETTETSNLGLDFGFIQNRVTGSIDVYQKKTKDLLSYIDVAPGANFDITILKNVGNLENKGVEFTINTVPVKTQKLIWDFGFNISYNKTEITKLNQHQGSGYKGILTSGISGGTGNNIGVLAVGYAPYTFLPYTQVYGQDGKPIEGLYDDIDRDGVVTETGDRNYFKKPAPDYMFGISTGVTIKDFTLSIAGHGMLGNYLYNNFNSENGVLRNILNPVLYIGNASVNYNETHFSNNRYLSNYYIENASFFKLDNINLGYNLGKVINNKTNLRVNASIQNVFVITKYTGADPENASSSGVDNNIYPRPRIFSLGANLDF, from the coding sequence ATGAGTATCTCAGTAACAGTATTTGCACAAACCGTTGTTACCGGCAAAGTAACCAACTCCAGTAACGGATTGCCCGTAGTAGGCGCTACCGTTACCATAAAAGGTACAGACACCAGGACCCAAACAAACAGTTCCGGTGAATACAGTATCAAAGTATCATCTTTAAATGCAGTACTTGTCTTCACATCTGTTGGCTATAACATGCAGCAGGTTGTAGCTTCCAATGCAGCAAATGTAGTGCTGAGCGAAGCGGCACAAAAACTTGAAGACATTGTAGTGGTTGCCTACGGCACCCGTAAAAAAACAGACCTTACCGGCTCTGTTACTGCAGTATCTTCCAAAGACTTTCAAAAAGGAAACATTGCCTCTAGCGAACAATTGCTACAGGGTAAAGTTGCCGGCCTGGAAGTAACTACCGGCGGAGGTTCGGCAGGTGGCGGAAGTAAATTAAGGATACGTGGCGGCGCTTCCCTATTTGCCAGCAACGACCCATTGATTGTTATTGATGGCGTGCCGGTAGAAGGCAACGGCATTGCAGGTTCGGCAAATCTTCTCAATACCATTAACCCAAATGATATTGAGAGCATGAGTGTGCTTAAGGATGCTTCTGCAACTGCACTGTACGGTGCAAGGGCAACAAATGGCGTAGTAATTATCAGCACTAAAAAAGGTACAAGCCGTAAACCGGTATTTAATTTCAATACTAAAATTTCAATGGGTAGTGTTGCTAATAAAGCAAAGGTTTTATCTGCTGATGAAGTAAGAAATATTGTAAACAGTTCGGGCAACAACACCTACATCCCATTATTGGGAAGCGCCAATACCGACTGGCAGGACCAGATATATCAATCTGCCTTAGGCTTTGACAATAACATTAGTGTTGCCGGTAAACAAAGGATGGCAAAAGATTTTGAATTGCCTTACCGGTTATCACTTGGTTATTTAACACAGGATGGTGTTTTAAAAACCAATAATTTCAAAAGGTTAACAACTGCTATTAACTTATCCCCTAAATTTTTGGATAACCACCTTAGCCTAAACATTAATGCAAAACTGGCCAATACCAAAAACCGTTTTGCCGATGAAGGCGCTATTGGAACCGCCATTACCTTTGACCCAACAAAACCCGTAAATTCCGGCGTAAAAAAATATGGTGGCTTTTGGGAGTGGGAACTGGGTGGATCGCCTCTTGGTTTAGCGCCACGTAACCCACTTGGCCTGCTGGAATTAAGGAACAACAGATCTACCGTAAACCGTTTTATAGGAAATATACAGGTAGATTATAAATTCCACTTCTTTCCCGATTTACATTTTTTGGCTAATATTGGTATGGACAGGTCACATGGTGAAGGAAAAGATATTGTTGATTCTACTTCGGTAGTTTCCGTTTTAAGCTTTAGCAACAAAGGCCGCCTTACAAAATATAACCAAACCAAAACCAGCAAACTTGCCGATGTACAATTATTTTATGAAAAAGAATTTTCAGCAGGCAATAAAATTGATGTGCTGGTAGGCCATGGTTACCAGGAGTTTTTTACATCCTGGGATAATTTCCCCACCTATTTCCAAAACGGCACATTAAATACCGGAGAAGCAGCACCACTTTATCCTGATGATAAAAATGGTTTTGCCATTGACTCGTACCTGGGAAGAATGAACCTTACTTTGGCCGATAAATATTTAATTACCGCATCAATAAGAAGAGATGCCAGTTCAAAATTTGCAAAAGATAAAAGAGTAGGTTATTTCCCTGCCGTTGCTTTGGCCTGGAAATTAAAAGATGAATTCTTTAAAAATACCTCTGTTTTAACCGACCTAAAATTAAGGGCAAGCTGGGGTACCACGGGCCAGCAGGATGGTATTGCTTTAAACTACTACCTGCCTATTTATTACCAGGGCCAAAACAGCGCCCAGTTTGAATTTGGTGGCCAATATTACAATAACTACAGGCCTACTGCCTTTAACTCCGATTTAAAATGGGAAACCACCGAAACAAGCAATTTAGGCCTTGATTTTGGTTTTATCCAAAACAGGGTTACCGGTTCTATAGATGTATATCAAAAGAAAACAAAAGATTTATTAAGTTATATTGATGTAGCCCCCGGCGCAAACTTTGATATTACCATTTTGAAAAACGTTGGTAACCTCGAAAATAAAGGTGTTGAATTTACCATAAATACTGTGCCGGTTAAAACTCAAAAGCTCATCTGGGATTTTGGCTTTAATATTTCATATAACAAAACAGAAATTACCAAACTCAACCAGCATCAAGGTTCTGGCTATAAAGGTATATTAACCTCTGGCATCAGTGGCGGTACTGGAAATAATATTGGTGTATTAGCCGTAGGTTACGCTCCTTATACCTTCCTCCCTTATACACAGGTGTATGGCCAGGATGGCAAACCCATTGAAGGATTGTATGATGATATAGACAGGGATGGCGTAGTAACAGAAACCGGCGACAGGAATTATTTCAAAAAACCTGCCCCGGATTATATGTTTGGTATCAGCACTGGTGTTACTATAAAAGATTTTACGCTTAGCATTGCCGGGCACGGTATGCTGGGCAATTATTTGTACAACAATTTTAACTCAGAAAATGGGGTTTTAAGAAATATACTAAACCCGGTTTTGTATATTGGCAATGCATCGGTAAATTATAATGAAACCCATTTTTCCAACAACAGGTACCTTTCTAATTATTATATAGAAAATGCAAGTTTTTTCAAATTAGATAATATTAACCTTGGTTATAATCTTGGTAAAGTAATCAATAATAAAACCAACCTAAGAGTGAATGCCAGCATACAGAATGTATTTGTAATTACAAAATATACCGGTGCCGACCCGGAAAATGCCAGCAGTTCAGGCGTAGATAATAATATTTATCCCCGCCCACGCATTTTTAGTTTAGGAGCCAATTTAGATTTCTAA
- a CDS encoding RagB/SusD family nutrient uptake outer membrane protein, which produces MKNKIFQKIAFTIIAGLFLNACSNKLDIYPKNGLSADQVYSSPDGYKSVLGKIYQTLSTTGNAGPAGDPDIAGGLNEGSQIAFIRGFFNCEELPTDEAVVAWNDQTIHDFHDLKWTSADPFLKGMYARPIYNISLANEFIRESADEKLSARGITGAAADEVKNLRGEARFLRAFNYWVMLDIFGKSTFLTEEDGVGEFYPREISRADLYSYIESELLICDAELPAAKSAQYGRVDKAAAWALLARLYLNAGVYSGSTKYTEAITYAQKVISAGYMLHSNYRELFMADNDRTSKDEFIFVAPCDGLTGKAYGNTTFFIHGASGGDYLEFGANNGWFGYRATKAFASIWPDLTGNTDKRAMFQTSAYNATLSQADIDDIANFSNGLHVNKYRNIRADGGAVRDPNSEFSDIDFPIIRLPEIYLIYAEAVLRGGSGGDINTALGYINDLRTRAAANTITSPELTLQFILDERARELYWEGHRRTDLVRYNLLTTGTYLWPWKGGVANGTAVNSKYNIFAIPSANLNSNPNLHQNTGY; this is translated from the coding sequence ATGAAAAATAAAATATTTCAAAAAATTGCATTCACCATTATTGCAGGGCTTTTCTTAAATGCCTGCTCTAATAAGCTGGATATTTATCCCAAAAATGGCCTCTCTGCCGACCAGGTATATTCCAGCCCGGATGGGTATAAATCTGTATTAGGAAAAATATACCAAACCTTATCTACTACTGGTAATGCAGGCCCAGCTGGCGATCCCGATATTGCAGGCGGACTTAATGAAGGCTCGCAAATTGCATTTATCCGTGGATTTTTTAATTGCGAAGAATTGCCTACAGATGAAGCTGTAGTTGCCTGGAACGACCAAACCATTCATGATTTTCATGATTTAAAATGGACCAGTGCCGATCCTTTTTTAAAAGGGATGTATGCACGCCCTATTTACAATATTTCTTTGGCCAATGAATTCATCAGAGAATCTGCCGATGAAAAACTGTCTGCAAGGGGCATTACCGGCGCTGCTGCCGATGAAGTAAAAAACCTTAGAGGCGAAGCAAGGTTTTTAAGAGCATTTAATTATTGGGTAATGCTGGATATTTTTGGCAAATCTACTTTTTTAACCGAAGAGGATGGCGTGGGTGAATTTTATCCCAGAGAAATTTCAAGAGCAGATTTATACTCTTATATAGAATCTGAATTACTGATTTGCGATGCAGAACTACCTGCGGCAAAATCAGCTCAATACGGCCGTGTAGATAAGGCTGCTGCCTGGGCCTTGCTGGCAAGGCTTTACCTAAATGCCGGAGTTTATAGCGGTAGCACAAAATATACTGAAGCTATTACCTACGCACAAAAAGTAATAAGCGCTGGTTATATGTTGCATAGCAATTACAGGGAACTGTTTATGGCCGATAACGACAGGACAAGCAAGGATGAATTTATTTTTGTAGCTCCATGCGATGGGCTTACGGGAAAAGCTTATGGAAACACTACCTTTTTTATACATGGAGCATCCGGTGGAGATTATTTAGAATTTGGCGCAAATAATGGCTGGTTTGGCTACAGAGCAACAAAAGCTTTTGCAAGCATTTGGCCCGATCTTACGGGCAATACCGATAAAAGAGCCATGTTTCAAACCAGCGCTTATAACGCAACTTTAAGCCAGGCAGATATTGATGATATTGCCAATTTCTCCAATGGGCTCCATGTAAACAAATACAGGAACATTAGGGCAGATGGCGGCGCAGTAAGGGATCCAAACTCTGAGTTTTCTGATATTGATTTCCCTATTATTCGTTTACCGGAAATATACCTTATTTATGCAGAAGCTGTTTTGAGAGGCGGTTCCGGTGGCGATATAAATACTGCCTTAGGATATATTAACGACCTTAGAACAAGGGCAGCAGCAAACACCATTACTTCTCCTGAACTTACCTTGCAATTTATTTTAGATGAAAGGGCAAGAGAATTATATTGGGAAGGCCACCGCAGGACAGACCTTGTACGTTATAACCTTTTAACAACAGGTACTTATTTATGGCCCTGGAAAGGCGGCGTTGCCAATGGTACTGCCGTAAACAGCAAGTACAACATTTTTGCCATTCCCTCTGCCAACTTAAACTCAAATCCTAATCTTCATCAAAATACAGGATACTGA
- a CDS encoding SusE domain-containing protein, with protein sequence MKKIISSLFILSALALLLVSCKKEENEIILEGGTNPIFTASTAGPLVLLKDNAADPVITLTWTNPNYMFNTGVSSQDVNYVLQVDTEGSNFSSSFLQESTFANDLSVILTHKELNTILSRMELMSGVEHNVEMRVKTTLVNGAAPLYSNSFLLKVTPYLDFVVEPPGTAANNYDDGELWAVGDAFASGWSNPLPSPYDVNQKFTRIDILHYEAVLNFNATGGYKLIQQQGVWGTQYHALAPNLALSGNFEKMDADPQFPSPGPGLYKVEVNFQTGKYKLTPQ encoded by the coding sequence ATGAAAAAAATTATTTCAAGTCTTTTCATTCTTTCAGCACTTGCCTTGCTTTTGGTATCTTGTAAGAAAGAAGAAAACGAAATTATTTTAGAAGGCGGAACCAACCCCATATTTACCGCCAGCACCGCCGGCCCGCTTGTACTATTAAAAGACAATGCAGCAGACCCGGTTATAACACTTACGTGGACCAACCCCAATTACATGTTTAACACCGGCGTAAGTTCGCAGGATGTAAATTATGTATTGCAGGTAGATACCGAAGGAAGCAATTTTTCAAGTTCCTTTCTACAGGAATCTACCTTTGCCAACGACCTTAGCGTAATCCTTACCCACAAAGAACTCAATACCATTTTATCCAGGATGGAATTAATGTCTGGCGTAGAACACAATGTAGAAATGCGTGTTAAAACTACCCTGGTTAATGGAGCAGCCCCGCTTTATTCCAATAGCTTTTTACTTAAAGTAACTCCTTATCTCGACTTTGTGGTAGAGCCACCCGGCACCGCCGCCAATAACTATGATGATGGTGAATTATGGGCAGTTGGCGATGCCTTTGCATCGGGCTGGAGCAACCCATTACCTTCTCCTTACGATGTAAACCAAAAATTTACCCGTATTGATATTTTGCATTATGAAGCAGTACTTAATTTTAATGCAACCGGAGGTTATAAATTAATTCAGCAGCAAGGCGTGTGGGGAACCCAGTACCATGCTCTGGCACCTAACCTGGCGCTTTCGGGTAATTTTGAAAAAATGGATGCCGATCCGCAATTTCCATCTCCCGGCCCGGGCTTATATAAAGTTGAAGTAAACTTTCAAACCGGTAAATACAAATTAACACCACAATAA